Proteins encoded by one window of Anopheles maculipalpis chromosome 2RL, idAnoMacuDA_375_x, whole genome shotgun sequence:
- the LOC126558380 gene encoding dnaJ homolog subfamily B member 12: MNKEAAEDCVERAVKYLAEGKIEKAEKLLNKSITLHPTERAKELLNKIKCGAYAESAPSGNTSDDGVRQRGTAKGSAPKAESGNETVEYTPEQLEAVKRIKKCKDYYEVLEVAKDATESDIKKAYKKLALQLHPDKNHAPGAVEAFKAIGNAVAILTDADKRRSYDLYGPEEHHQPTAARKTRYQYDYAYTRGFETEFTAEELFNMFFGAEIPTQHVYTRQRRFHRAEQQQYREPQSGIAAFINLLPIILLIALSMMSSFFISDPIYSLTPSQKFSVARKTNQLKIPYYVKDNFHSEYQGSVGRLEASVEEEYLNNLKHSCYRERNYKDTMLMKARNFGDRELYHKAQSINTPSCDKLQSLHN, translated from the exons atgaACAAGGAGGCAGCTGAGGACTGCGTGGAACGGGCCGTGAAGTACCTTGCCGAAGGTAAAATCGAGAAAGCggaaaaacttttaaacaaaTCGATTACACTCCATCCAACGGAACGGGCTAAAG AGCTGCTTAACAAAATCAAATGCGGAGCGTACGCGGAAAGTGCTCCATCAGGTAACACGTCCGACGATGGCGTCCGGCAGCGAGGCACGGCCAAGGGTTCCGCACCGAAGGCGGAAAGTGGTAACGAGACGGTAGAATACACACCGGAACAGCTGGAAGCAGTAAAACGGATCAAGAA GTGCAAGGATTACTATGAAGTGCTTGAGGTAGCGAAAGATGCGACCGAATCCGATATAAAGAAGGCCTACAAGAAGCTGGCCCTGCAGCTGCACCCGGACAAGAACCATGCACCGGGTGCGGTGGAAGCATTTAAAGCGATCGGCAATGCGGTCGCCATCCTGACGGATGCTGACAAGCGACGATCGTACGATCTGTACGGTCCGGAAGAGCATCATCAACCGACGGCGGCACGCAAAACGCGCTACCAGTACGATTATGCGTATACGCGCGGGTTTGAGACCGAGTTTACGGCCGAGGAACTGTTCAACATGTTTTTCGGGGCCGAAATCCCAACTCAGCATGTGTACACACGACAAAGACGGTTTCACCGTgccgaacagcagcagtacaggGAG CCCCAATCTGGGATTGCCGCGTTCATCAATCTGCTGCCAATTATACTGCTTATCGCGCTGTCTATGATGTCGTCGTTTTTCATTTCGGATCCAATCTACAGCCTTACACCGAGCCA AAAATTTTCGGTCGCTCGCAAAACGAACCAACTGAAGATACCGTACTATGTGAAGGATAACTTTCATTCCGAGTACCAGGGATCGGTCGGTCGGCTAGAAGCATCAGTGGAGGaggaatatttaaacaatctaAAGCATTCCTGCTACCGAGAGCGAAATTACA AAGACACGATGCTAATGAAGGCACGAAACTTTGGCGACCGAGAGCTTTACCATAAGGCGCAAAGCATCAACACACCGTCTTGTGATAAATTACAAAGTTTACACAACTAG
- the LOC126564896 gene encoding intraflagellar transport protein 56, which produces MTIAKFANEILSRTKSESAKGNRNSAGSGTVRTVTIPSFEEFLLKRDYIGAKTVLQCSKDYDEVPEQLKQLWTGFCDFHIGEYKRALQLYEKIYAADGTLKDVALNICVCMFYLGMYDEAQKLVEELPQSPLKIRLLFHLAHKLSDEDRLMELHGSLRDVVEDQLSLAGMHYLRSHYQEAIDIYKRVLLDNKDLLALNVYVAICYYKLDYYDISQEVLDLYLNQFPDSTIAINLKACNRFRLFNGRAAEQEIKHLVESGTFGADLIQHNLVVFRNGEGALQVLPQLIDIVPEARLNLAIHHLRRGEIQEAHYLMKEVQPTVPQEYILKGVVHAALGQETGSKEHLKNAQQCLHLVGGSASECDTIPGRQSMASAFFLYGQFEEVLVYLNSIRSYFVNDDTFNYNYAQAKAATGYYKEAEELLLQIHDITIKTDSTFSMVLAKCHIHAGHADQAWNIFLTKDSTPDAFALLQLIANDSYRVGEFWIAAKAFDTLEKLDPNPEYWEGKRGACAGAVQAILAKRGSGAPPGGVSEIISLLRDSTNAQAEGMLRVIRRFASSIK; this is translated from the exons ATGACCATCGCCAAGTTCGCCAACGAG ATACTTTCTCGTACAAAGTCCGAGTCGGCCAAAGGGAACCGCAATTCCGCTGGTTCCGGAACAGTGCGCACCGTTACCATCCCTTCGTTCGAAGAGTTTCTTCTCAAGCGCGACTACATTGGAGCGAAAACTGTCCTTCAG TGCTCGAAAGATTACGACGAGGTACCGGAACAGCTCAAGCAACTTTGGACGGGATTTTGCGATTTTCATATCGGCGAGTATAAGCGTGCCCTGCAGCTGTACGAAAAGATCTACGCAGCGGACGGTACGCTGAAGGATGTAGCACTCAACATTTGCGTGTGCATGTTCTATCTCGGCATGTATGATGAAGCCCAGAAGCTGGTGGAGGAACTGCCGCAAAGTCCGCTCAAGATACGGCTTCTGTTTCATCTCGCACACAAACTCAGCGACGAGGATCGGCTTATGGAGTTGCACGGTTCACTGCGAGACGTGGTAGAAGATCAGCTTAGCCTGGCCGGGATGCACTATCTGCGCTCTCACTATCAGGAAGCGATCGATATTTACAAGCGTGTCCTGCTGGACAATAAGGATCTGCTTGCACTGAATGTGTACGTAGCGATCTGTTACTACAAGCTGGACTACTACGACATTTCGCAGGAGGTGCTCGATCTGTACCTGAACCAGTTCCCGGACAGTACGATCGCCATCAATCTGAAGGCTTGCAACCGGTTCCGGCTGTTCAATGGAAGAGCTGCGGAGCAGGAGATAAAGCATCTGGTCGAGAGTGGTACGTTCGGGGCGGATCTCATCCAGCACAATTTGGTCGTGTTCCGAAACGGTGAAGGAGCGCTACAGGTTCTGCCTCAGCTGATCGACATCGTACCGGAGGCACGCCTTAACCTGGCCATCCATCATCTGCGCCGGGGAGAGATCCAGGAGGCACACTACCTGATGAAGGAAGTACAACCCACGGTACCGCAGGAGTACATCTTGAAGGGTGTAGTACATGCGGCACTCGGTCAGGAGACCGGCTCGAAAGAGCATCTCAAGAATGCTCAACAATGTCTGCATCTTGTCGGTGGATCAGCGTCCGAGTGTGACACCATCCCGGGGCGGCAAAGTATGGCGTCCGCGTTTTTTCTGTACGGCCAGTTTGAGGAGGTGCTGGTGTACCTTAACTCGATCCGCAGCTACTTCGTGAACGATGACACGTTCAACTATAACTATGCACAGGCGAAGGCGGCCACCGGGTACTACAAGGAGGCCGAAGAGCTGCTGCTCCAGATACACGACATCACCATCAAGACGGACAGTACCTTCTCGATGGTGTTGGCCAAATGTCACATACACGCGGGCCACGCGGACCAGGCTTGGAATATCTTCCTGACGAAGGATTCTACACCGGACGCGTTCGCGTTGCTGCAGCTGATCGCAAACGATAGCTATCGTGTAGGGGAGTTTTGGATTGCGGCGAAGGCTTTCGATACGCTGGAAAAGTTGGATCCAAACCCGGAGTACTGGGAGGGAAAGCGTGGTGCTTGTGCCGGTGCAGTACAGGCCATACTGGCGAAACGGGGCAGTGGAGCACCACCCGGTGGTGTGTCCGAGATCATTTCTCTGCTGCGGGATTCCACTAACGCTCAGGCGGAAGGAATGTTGCGTGTGATTCGACGGTTTGCAAGTAGTATTAAGTAA
- the LOC126558470 gene encoding uncharacterized protein LOC126558470, whose protein sequence is MAFVNVASFSEQKFVTSLKSVHVRVGLMADLNCPGMNSVLPILSKRGLFNGERYRWFLYGLRALEENRTFLQRLNITVSSNVLMFLPREVDYAILDVCGQWRLNGWYVSFLQIGSWSLSTGLLVWNNGSMYERRLLLSGMQLSGISRARTMERSSSDGGMQDERAYGLRLWNVLSKWHIIGITENLTVGYDAPMADFILEPVRIKQTDIHQLDYTAAVQDTQTILLFLHPNVDSLNNSFLRPFRPLTRLAIGALLIVFKLLMYKAFKFEQDLDIQQDRENGFLVLVLGILCQQGFIESSRTYASRLTLFSMCIFSMLLYQFYLTYIVSLLLVVPPKNIQTLKQLVQYEFGVALENVPETMEFLNDTEDKSLLTLVQTQLARTGKVYLDVEEGISAIQRGRSAFVCDAYRAYQLIRYHLTDEQRCALQEIPLTGKTSKHLALKKDHPLEEQFRITVQKIIGTSIVQYERSLCYADKPRCAENEVKMPEVSLDQVSSVLVLLGGTIIGSIAILLFEITVSKVLRVRH, encoded by the exons ATGGCGTTCGTGAATGTGGCGAGTTTTAGTGAGCAAAAGTTCGTTACCTCGCTGAAATCGGTTCATGTCAGGGTTGGTCTCATGGCCGACCTAAACTGTCCGGGTATGAACAGTGTGCTGCCGATACTTTCCAAACGAGGTCTTTTCAATGGGGAACGTTACCGTTGGTTTTTGTACGGGTTGCGTGCACTTGAGGAAAACAGGACGTTTCTTCAAAGGCTCAATATAACCGTTTCCTCCAATGTACTAATGTTTCTGCCGCGTGAGGTGGACTATGCGATTCTTGACGTTTGCGGACAGTGGAGGTTGAATGGTTGGTATGTAAGCTTTCTGCAAATTGGCAGCTGGAGCTTGAGCACGGGTTTGTTGGTGTGGAATAACGGAAGCATGTACGAACGGCGGCTGCTCCTGTCTGGGATGCAATTATCAGGAATAAGTAGG GCTAGAACAATGGAAAGAAGTTCGTCGGATGGTGGAATGCAGGATGAACGAGCCTATGGATTACGGCTTTGGAATGTTTTATCCAAGTGGCACATCATCGG CATTACGGAAAATCTAACTGTGGGATACGATGCTCCAATGGCGGACTTTATCCTTGAACCGGTTAGGATTAAACAGACAGACATCCACCAACTTGACTACACGGCAGCAGTGCAAGATACACA AACGATTCTTCTCTTTTTACACCCAAACGTTGACAGCTTGAATAACTCATTTTTGCGTCCCTTTCGTCCCTTAACAAGGTTGGCGATAGGGGCACTGCTTATTGTATTCAAGCTGCTGATGTACAAAGCGTTTAAGTTCGAGCAAGACCTGGATATACAACAGGACAGAGAAAATGGCTTTTTGGTGCTTGTGCTGGGGATACTTTGTCAGCAAG GTTTCATCGAGAGCAGTAGAACGTACGCGAGTCGACTGACGTTGTTCAGTATGTGCATCTTTAGTATGCTGTTGTATCAGTTCTATCTGACGTATATCGTTAGTCTGTTGTTGGTCGTGCCACCGAAAAACATCCAAACGCTCAAGCAATTGGTGCAATACGAGTTTGGTGTTGCACTGGAAAATGTACCCGAAACGATGGAGTTCCTTAAT GACACGGAGGACAAATCTTTACTGACGTTGGTTCAAACGCAGCTGGCTAGAACCGGCAAAGTTTACCTTGACGTAGAGGAAGGAATCTCGGCCATTCAACGTGGAAGAAGTGCTTTCGTTTGCGATGCTTATCGTGCTTATCAACTGATACGGT ACCATCTCACTGATGAGCAACGTTGCGCCCTACAGGAAATTCCACTGACGGGTAAAACATCCAAACACCTGGCACTGAAGAAAGATCACCCTTTGGAGGAACAGTTTCGTATCACGGTGCAGAAGATCATCGGAACCAGTATCGTACAGTATGAGCGAAGCCTTTGTTACGCCGACAAGCCAAGGTGTGCCGAAAATGAGGTTAAAATGCCAGAGGTTAGCCTAGATCAGGTGTCCTCGGTGCTGGTACTGCTCGGTGGCACCATCATCGGAAGTATCGCTATTCTACTGTTTGAAATCACTGTCAGCAAGGTTTTGCGGGTGCGACACTGA
- the LOC126558280 gene encoding ionotropic receptor 75a-like: protein MFYERYITAITLNLECAGMDRVLSQLSANIYFNGTFQWLMFGGKKYEQVTCLLANQNINYDSSITLVLDGYEQDDAAPPRYEVYDVSGSVKRRGGTVSFELLGIVSSLNELPRRDPLSRLLNGVELRTVVSTANTHQPQPFIEKLNSVKRPKSYSAVTHCYQLIKLLQLKLKFKLVLVLTTDWRFDLIGKNSSNGIAGQLETKMVDFSATPFAMTVERLPLCDFTIEIAHGTFYTVFRHPKSLNENNIFLLPFENSLWMAIGLTYSIVALIIAASMLCLSRIDRAQTSIDVLVEQTVLCTVGIVCQQGLHHRVILQTSIKLLILVAMVSSMLLVQFYSTFIVGYQLITPPKTINTLEKLADSNIKMCVEDLSYQRDFFNRTKTPIALKLYEKKILPDKYGFVNLSFGIQLLKRGGYAFHSETSYGNALIIDTFTDREICELQQLQLYPQRTVHLPMIKDSPLRELFKVNLQLLKESGLLAYHHSRSYIPKPKCNKQSNNHTEPIYLTDVKFAFLLLAVGMAASVAMLLWEFIFLRLQRWWYEKKFTIPEGFVWLN from the exons ATGTTTTACGAGCGTTACATAACGGCCATCACGTTGAACCTGGAATGCGCCGGGATGGATCGAGTGTTGAGCCAGCTATCGGCGAATATCTATTTTAATGGCACCTTTCAATGGCTTATGTTTGGGGGGAAAAAGTACGAACAGGTGACCTGCTTACTAGCTAATCAGAATATTAATTACGATTCCTCGATTACGCTGGTGTTGGATGGATACGAACAAGATGATGCCGCACCGCCTCGTTACGAAGTGTACGATGTTTCGGGAAGTGTAAAACGCCGTGGAGGTACAGTAAGTTTCGAGCTGCTAGGGATTGTATCTTCATTGAATGAGCTTCCCAGACGGGATCCACTGAGTCGCTTACTGAATGGGGTAGAACTTCGAACAGTAGTGTCG ACTGCCAATACACATCAACCGCAGCCTTTTATAGAGAAGTTGAATTCCGTAAAGCGACCCAAATCGTACAGCGCCGTCACACACTGCTACCAGCTGATCAAACTACTTCAGTTGAAGCTTAAATTCAA GCTTGTATTGGTACTGACCACTGACTGGCGATTCGATCTTATTGGGAAAAACTCTTCGAACGGTATAGCGGGACAGCTAGAAACCAAAATGGTCGACTTTTCAGCAACACCGTTTGCAATGACAGTGGAACGCTTGCCGCTCTGTGACTTTACCATTGAAATCGCTCATGGAAC CTTCTACACCGTGTTCCGGCATCCGAAAAGTTTGaacgaaaacaacattttcctgTTACCGTTTGAAAATTCACTTTGGATGGCTATCGGTCTAACTTACAGTATAGTTGCTCTGATCATAGCAGCATCTATGCTATGCCTTTCTCGCATAGATCGTGCTCAAACGAGCATTGATGTTCTGGTGGAGCAGACCGTTCTATGTACGGTGGGAATAGTGTGCCAGCAGGGATTGCACCATCGTGTCATTTTGCAGACCTCAATCAAGCTGCTTATCCTGGTTGCAATGGTATCATCGATGCTGTTGGTACAGTTCTACTCCACCTTTATCGTAGGATATCAGCTCATTACGCCaccgaaaacaataaacacactGGAAAAGCTGGCGGACAGTAACATTAAGATGTGCGTCGAAGATTTGAGCTATCAGCGTGATTTCTTCAAT CGTACCAAAACCCCGATTGCACTCAAGCTATACGAAAAGAAGATTCTTCCCGACAAGTATGGGTTTGTGAACTTATCGTTCGGGATACAGCTGCTCAAACGCGGAGGTTATGCATTTCACAGTGAAACTTCCTACGGTAATGCACTAATCATAG ATACCTTTACTGATCGGGAAATTTGTGAACTACAGCAGCTTCAGCTTTATCCACAACGAACCGTACATCTGCCGATGATTAAGGATAGCCCGTTGCGAGAACTTTTCAAGGTTAATTTACAACTGCTAAAGGAAAGCGGACTGCTGGCGTATCACCACTCGCGGAGCTACATTCCCAAACCAAAGTGCAATAAGCAGAGTAACAACCACACGGAACCAATCTATCTTACCGATGTGAAGTTTGCCTTTCTCCTGCTGGCCGTTGGAATGGCGGCGAGCGTTGCGATGTTACTGTGGGAGTTTATTTTTCTGCGCCTCCAACGCTGGTGGTATGAAAAGAAGTTCACAATTCCGGAAGGATTCGTGTGGCTTAATTAA